A genomic region of Papaver somniferum cultivar HN1 chromosome 7, ASM357369v1, whole genome shotgun sequence contains the following coding sequences:
- the LOC113294849 gene encoding uncharacterized protein LOC113294849 — protein MGLNGSSRDEMVNDESWDYENKTDGDFNTILSIDEKRGGRSPISTGTKDFQDCVDFCGLLQDPKNGLDFSCYNGRAGKKRILCNLDRALYNLKWLDKFNGWHYKVGNRGISDHSPLLGFDAIIPRALSPPFRFQKMWLNYPNFLQVIWNSWNEEIYGNPTYVFMNKLKRLKKFLKVWNWEVFGDVKDTLKKAEEKVLEETLKSDSDPTNINLLNNLVTARGLCDMAANNYNTFLRDKERISWIQDGDVNSKFFHTSIKLRQAQNAISEIEDSSGNFVTDQLGISNVLINYFSTKFAHQNVSIHDSFFEAAPTVITAEDNSFLEKVPSEEDIKNAVFDLNQDSAPWPDGFTGIFYRFAWEVIKTDLVTAVQYCWENNFIPSGMNSNFLVLIPKVHGAKNAKQFRPIGLSNFCFKVITKIVTMRISKYLPKIISPQQCAFIKNRNIHEQFLLASELVNELSVKRRGGNLGLKLDISQAYDTMS, from the coding sequence GAGATTTTAACACTATTTTGTCTATTGATGAAAAAAGAGGAGGTAGAAGTCCTATTTCAACAGGAACAAAAGATTTCCAGGATTGTGTAGATTTTTGTGGTTTGTTACAAGATCCTAAAAATGGGCTAGATTTTTCTTGTTATAATGGGAGAGCTGGCAAAAAGAGGATTCTCTGCAACCTTGACAGAGCCTTATATAACTTAAAATGGTTGGACAAATTTAATGGGTGGCATTATAAAGTTGGTAATAGAGGGATTTCTGATCATAGTCCTCTTCTGGGTTTTGATGCTATCATTCCTAGAGCTCTTAGTCCTCCTTTtagatttcaaaaaatgtggttgAACTACCCAAATTTCCTGCAAGTAATCTGGAATTCttggaatgaagaaatttatggtAATCCCACTTATGTGTTCATGAATAAGCTCAAAAGACTAAAAAAGTTTTTAAAAGTGTGGAATTGGGAGGTCTTTGGTGATGTTAAGGATACTCTTAAAAAAGCAGAAGAAAAGGTATTGGAGGAAACTCTAAAGTCTGATAGTGACCCCACTAACATCAACCTGCTAAATAACTTGGTTACTGCTAGAGGACTTTGTGATATGGCTGCAAATAATTATAATACTTTTCTTAGGGACAAGGAAAGAATTagctggattcaagatggtgatgtTAACTCTAAATTCTTTCATACAAGCATCAAGTTAAGACAAGCTCAAAATGCTATTTCTGAAATTGAAGACTCTTCTGGCAATTTTGTTACTGATCAACTGGGTATTTCTAATGTTCTTATTAATTACTTCAGCACCAAATTTGCTCACCAAAATGTTAGTATACATGATTCTTTCtttgaagctgctccaactgtcATAACTGCTGAAGACAATTCCTTTCTGGAAAAAGTACCATCTGAAGAAGATATAAAAAATGCAGTTTTTGATCTAAATCAGGATAGTGCTCCATGGCCTGATGGGTTTACTGGTATTTTCTACAGGTTTGCTTGGGAAGTCATAAAAACTGATTTAGTAACTGCAGTGCAGTATTGCTGGGAGAACAACTTTATTCCTAGTGGGATGAACTCCAATTTTCTTGTTCTGATTCCTAAAGTTCATGGAGCTAAGAATGCTAAGCAGTTTAGACCTATTGGTCTCAGCAATTTCTGCTTTAAAGTTATTACTAAGATTGTTACCATGAGAATCAGTAAATACCTACCAAAAATAATTTCTCCTCAGCAATGTGCCTTCATCAAAAATAGGAATATCCATGAACAATTCTTGCTTGCTTCTGAGCTAGTGAATGAATTATCAGTTAAAAGAAGAGGAGGCAACTTGGGTTTAAAATTAGATATCTCTCAGGCTTATGATACTATGAGCTAG